The proteins below are encoded in one region of Lactuca sativa cultivar Salinas chromosome 3, Lsat_Salinas_v11, whole genome shotgun sequence:
- the LOC111912963 gene encoding homeobox-leucine zipper protein HAT22 isoform X2: MGFDGLSDEGLALGLSLNSSPSMVKPNSVGSTKLPWVTETMASFEPSLTLGLSGDGNKKVVVGGGGDDHGGLCRQDSTVISGGGSSFSNVSVKREREVGSEESERVSNDNNYSRVMSTTSVDDVEDDDGSINGRKKLRLTKPQSALLEEAFKLHSSLNPKQKQELARELKLRPRQVEVWFQNRRARTKLKQTEMDFEHLKKCCETLRDDNRRLHKELQELKALKSSQPFYMQLPAATLTMCPSCERIGDTKSSAVKNPFNMAAKPHYFNSFTNPSAAC, translated from the exons ATGGGGTTTGATGGTCTTTCTGACGAAGGTCTTGCCTTAGGACTAAGCCTTAACTCATCGCCATCAATGGTCAAACCCAACTCCGTGGGTTCCACAAAGCTGCCGTGGGTGACGGAGACCATGGCGAGTTTTGAGCCGTCGTTAACATTAGGTCTTTCGGGAGATGGTAATAAGAAAGTTGTGGTAGGAGGAGGTGGTGATGATCATGGTGGTTTGTGTCGGCAGGATAGTACGGTAATCAGTGGTGGAGGTTCTTCATTTTCGAACGTGAGTGTGAAGAGGGAGAGAGAGGTTGGGAGTGAAGAATCGGAGAGAGTTTCAAATGATAATAATTATTCACGAGTGATGAGCACAacaagtgttgatgatgttgaaGATGATGATGGTAGTATTAATGGTAGGAAGAAACTTAGACTCACGAAACCACAGTCCGCTCTTCTTGAAGAAGCCTTCAAACTTCATAGCTCTTTAAACCCT AAACAAAAGCAAGAACTAGCAAGAGAGCTAAAGCTGAGGCCCAGGCAAGTTGAAGTTTGGTTCCAAAATCGAAGAGCCAG GACGAAGCTGAAGCAAACCGAAATGGACTTTGAACACTTGAAGAAATGTTGCGAGACGTTAAGGGATGATAACCGAAGACTCCATAAAGAGCTTCAAGAACTAAAAGCACTCAAGTCATCGCAACCCTTTTACATGCAACTGCCGGCCGCCACCCTAACCATGTGTCCGTCATGTGAAAGGATCGGAGACACCAAATCCTCCGCAGTCAAGAACCCTTTTAATATGGCTGCGAAACCACACTACTTTAACTCCTTCACTAATCCGTCGGCTGCCTGTTGA
- the LOC111912963 gene encoding homeobox-leucine zipper protein HAT22 isoform X1 produces MGFDGLSDEGLALGLSLNSSPSMVKPNSVGSTKLPWVTETMASFEPSLTLGLSGDGNKKVVVGGGGDDHGGLCRQDSTVISGGGSSFSNVSVKREREVGSEESERVSNDNNYSRVMSTTSVDDVEDDDGSINGRKKLRLTKPQSALLEEAFKLHSSLNPQKQKQELARELKLRPRQVEVWFQNRRARTKLKQTEMDFEHLKKCCETLRDDNRRLHKELQELKALKSSQPFYMQLPAATLTMCPSCERIGDTKSSAVKNPFNMAAKPHYFNSFTNPSAAC; encoded by the exons ATGGGGTTTGATGGTCTTTCTGACGAAGGTCTTGCCTTAGGACTAAGCCTTAACTCATCGCCATCAATGGTCAAACCCAACTCCGTGGGTTCCACAAAGCTGCCGTGGGTGACGGAGACCATGGCGAGTTTTGAGCCGTCGTTAACATTAGGTCTTTCGGGAGATGGTAATAAGAAAGTTGTGGTAGGAGGAGGTGGTGATGATCATGGTGGTTTGTGTCGGCAGGATAGTACGGTAATCAGTGGTGGAGGTTCTTCATTTTCGAACGTGAGTGTGAAGAGGGAGAGAGAGGTTGGGAGTGAAGAATCGGAGAGAGTTTCAAATGATAATAATTATTCACGAGTGATGAGCACAacaagtgttgatgatgttgaaGATGATGATGGTAGTATTAATGGTAGGAAGAAACTTAGACTCACGAAACCACAGTCCGCTCTTCTTGAAGAAGCCTTCAAACTTCATAGCTCTTTAAACCCT CAGAAACAAAAGCAAGAACTAGCAAGAGAGCTAAAGCTGAGGCCCAGGCAAGTTGAAGTTTGGTTCCAAAATCGAAGAGCCAG GACGAAGCTGAAGCAAACCGAAATGGACTTTGAACACTTGAAGAAATGTTGCGAGACGTTAAGGGATGATAACCGAAGACTCCATAAAGAGCTTCAAGAACTAAAAGCACTCAAGTCATCGCAACCCTTTTACATGCAACTGCCGGCCGCCACCCTAACCATGTGTCCGTCATGTGAAAGGATCGGAGACACCAAATCCTCCGCAGTCAAGAACCCTTTTAATATGGCTGCGAAACCACACTACTTTAACTCCTTCACTAATCCGTCGGCTGCCTGTTGA